The proteins below come from a single Edaphobacter acidisoli genomic window:
- a CDS encoding IPT/TIG domain-containing protein: MLRIDTLQPRAVRSVIMFAISLLVIAPSLFAGGPRWATGYPYFTTEGQPIVWYTNQPQYFTDPGDLSIYVNHAAADALVAAAANVWNVSTSSLVLSQGGVLDEHVSGANVYPSISGLVFPSDVQSTNYQSKQIAIIYDYDGSVTDLLLGSGASDPSSCRQNAVTNSVDLISPTGYIQHAIIVLNGRCTGPAPEQQLQMQYQLMRAFGRVLGLAWSQTNDNVFTYSPQPTYNQAMNWPVMHPIDIICGPYTYQCMPQPFTLRADDISALDELYFISQSQAPPGKTDTLLNANQVYGLVTFPTGQGMRGVNVLARRWEWFTATSSEEDWYTISSVSGSLYKRRYATSVTGTDNSAEGSMGTTYNYYEGYYDLARIPMLPGGWQNVIIETEPINPLYTGQYAVGPYTDNTVVPSGSNAPSIDEVLPSYRESGFWISTANSASTCNPGNDGIETAPVPSGATGWWTGLICQDGHTSWSTFSIKANRTFTVEVAAQDEQGFATSQKAMPVIGLWNVSDPTGTLPTFASQTEPFNSPAIGVTSLTAQTTQAAPLRMAIADERGDGRPDYNYQARILYADSISPAQVGAAGGVVTITGTGFRPGNTVTINCVAATVSNWTANTITATAPPLSALGGGTALVADVAVNDLVTGGTTIMSQALTYGAPQPSLVLVSAPLGTVISGVAATTPFSVRAVASDGVTPIPGESITFSASIGSIAFGACGASTCTVSTDASGTASTTVTPLTAGPITLSASGAPGTITASFVAATDVRTLTPVNPLEYIAAQAVTTWPLTATLNDSLAPVAGVSVNWLPASGPISVSPPQSLANSLGTAQAMATAGPLAAGAQASITACAWATVCGTFTAQAVDPASFRLVLISGAGQSVPASETLVPIVLEVTDGASNPVAGASVQIHQTINAWQQACPAHGRCPTTPVNSSSASTVQSDANGLVTITPMQSTGTAEITNIAASAGSQGFVSLSIQKHP; the protein is encoded by the coding sequence ATGCTACGCATTGATACTCTTCAGCCACGTGCGGTGCGCTCGGTAATCATGTTTGCAATCTCCTTGCTGGTGATTGCCCCATCTCTCTTCGCAGGTGGACCACGCTGGGCGACAGGGTACCCGTACTTCACAACGGAAGGGCAGCCCATCGTCTGGTACACGAACCAGCCGCAGTATTTCACCGATCCAGGCGATCTCAGCATCTATGTGAACCACGCAGCCGCAGATGCCTTGGTTGCCGCCGCAGCCAATGTATGGAACGTATCTACGTCGAGCTTGGTCCTAAGCCAGGGCGGGGTGCTCGATGAGCATGTCAGCGGCGCCAACGTTTATCCTTCTATTTCCGGTCTGGTCTTTCCTTCAGATGTTCAAAGCACAAATTACCAGTCCAAACAAATCGCCATCATCTATGACTACGACGGCTCAGTAACAGATCTGCTGCTCGGCAGCGGAGCCAGTGATCCATCAAGCTGCCGCCAGAACGCTGTCACGAACAGCGTGGATCTGATCTCGCCCACCGGATACATTCAACACGCCATCATCGTGCTCAACGGCAGATGCACGGGTCCCGCTCCTGAGCAGCAGCTGCAGATGCAATACCAGCTCATGCGAGCCTTTGGTCGAGTCCTTGGACTGGCATGGTCACAGACCAACGATAACGTCTTCACCTACAGCCCGCAGCCCACCTATAACCAGGCAATGAACTGGCCGGTTATGCATCCCATTGACATCATCTGCGGGCCATACACCTACCAATGCATGCCGCAACCGTTCACCTTGCGGGCAGACGATATCTCCGCGCTCGATGAACTTTATTTCATTAGCCAGAGTCAGGCTCCTCCCGGAAAAACAGATACGTTATTGAATGCCAATCAGGTCTATGGTCTAGTCACGTTCCCGACAGGGCAGGGCATGCGGGGCGTCAACGTGCTGGCGCGCCGCTGGGAATGGTTTACCGCGACCTCTTCCGAAGAGGACTGGTACACCATATCTTCGGTCTCTGGTTCGCTTTATAAGAGGAGGTATGCAACTTCAGTCACTGGAACCGATAATTCAGCCGAAGGCAGCATGGGCACAACCTACAACTACTATGAGGGCTACTACGATCTTGCCCGCATTCCCATGTTGCCCGGAGGCTGGCAAAACGTCATCATCGAGACTGAACCGATAAACCCTCTCTACACAGGTCAGTATGCAGTCGGTCCCTATACCGACAACACCGTCGTACCGTCTGGTTCAAACGCGCCATCCATCGACGAAGTCTTGCCAAGTTATCGCGAATCGGGTTTCTGGATCAGTACAGCTAACTCCGCCAGCACCTGCAATCCTGGCAACGATGGCATCGAAACAGCTCCCGTCCCATCAGGGGCTACAGGTTGGTGGACGGGGCTTATCTGTCAGGATGGGCACACCTCATGGTCCACATTTTCCATTAAGGCGAATCGCACCTTTACCGTCGAGGTTGCCGCCCAGGACGAGCAGGGCTTTGCAACCTCTCAAAAGGCAATGCCGGTAATTGGTTTATGGAATGTCTCTGATCCAACTGGAACCTTGCCCACATTTGCCTCGCAAACAGAGCCATTCAACAGCCCTGCTATTGGCGTCACATCGTTGACCGCGCAAACCACGCAGGCGGCGCCGCTGCGCATGGCTATCGCGGACGAGCGCGGCGATGGGCGTCCTGACTACAACTACCAGGCCCGTATCCTGTACGCTGATTCGATCTCCCCTGCGCAGGTCGGCGCCGCTGGCGGCGTAGTCACTATCACAGGTACAGGCTTCCGTCCCGGCAACACCGTCACAATCAACTGTGTTGCCGCAACCGTCTCCAATTGGACTGCGAACACGATTACGGCAACCGCACCTCCACTGTCTGCGCTGGGCGGCGGCACTGCGCTGGTGGCCGATGTTGCGGTCAACGATCTTGTCACCGGCGGCACAACCATCATGTCGCAAGCGCTCACGTATGGGGCGCCACAGCCCAGCCTGGTCCTGGTCTCCGCTCCATTGGGGACCGTTATCTCCGGCGTAGCGGCGACCACGCCATTTTCAGTCCGGGCCGTGGCATCTGACGGTGTGACTCCAATCCCCGGTGAATCGATCACCTTCTCAGCAAGCATCGGCAGTATTGCATTTGGGGCATGTGGAGCAAGCACCTGCACCGTATCCACAGACGCCTCAGGCACTGCCTCCACTACGGTTACCCCGCTCACTGCCGGGCCGATCACATTATCCGCATCAGGCGCGCCGGGAACCATTACAGCTTCCTTCGTCGCTGCGACCGACGTCAGGACGCTCACGCCGGTGAATCCACTGGAGTACATTGCGGCGCAGGCCGTTACCACATGGCCCTTGACCGCAACTCTTAATGACAGCCTTGCGCCGGTGGCAGGAGTATCCGTCAACTGGCTTCCGGCAAGCGGGCCCATCAGCGTCTCGCCTCCTCAGTCTCTTGCGAACTCTTTGGGAACCGCCCAGGCGATGGCGACAGCAGGGCCGCTCGCCGCGGGTGCACAGGCCTCGATCACGGCCTGCGCCTGGGCGACAGTTTGTGGAACATTCACTGCGCAGGCTGTCGATCCCGCTAGCTTTCGATTGGTTCTCATCAGTGGAGCAGGTCAGTCTGTGCCCGCCAGCGAAACCCTTGTGCCCATCGTTCTCGAAGTCACTGACGGCGCGTCAAATCCCGTAGCGGGAGCATCCGTTCAAATTCACCAGACGATCAACGCGTGGCAGCAAGCGTGTCCCGCGCATGGCCGCTGCCCAACGACTCCTGTGAACTCCTCGTCCGCCTCAACGGTTCAGTCCGACGCCAACGGCCTCGTGACGATCACCCCCATGCAGTCCACTGGGACCGCTGAGATCACAAACATCGCAGCGTCCGCCGGATCACAGGGATTCGTCTCGCTCTCCATCCAAAAGCATCCCTAG
- a CDS encoding allantoinase, producing MANLTLVYGMRLLPADEIASVGDAPIQLKNGNDARVTMHVLEGSRDEIEAQLRMSLDAFFDFYPEI from the coding sequence ATGGCAAACCTGACACTGGTCTACGGCATGAGACTGCTGCCCGCCGACGAGATCGCCTCAGTGGGCGACGCCCCGATCCAGCTTAAAAACGGCAACGACGCGCGCGTCACGATGCATGTTTTAGAGGGCAGTCGTGATGAGATCGAGGCTCAGTTACGTATGAGTCTCGATGCGTTCTTCGATTTCTACCCCGAGATTTAG
- a CDS encoding SIS domain-containing protein, whose product MIPASRTFPHAMLREIFEQPTAIADTLAAYTEGSSLREDTFLDARQALAGRESLLISASGSSRHAGLMAEILFEDLAGIPVDVEYASEYIYRSTQTLKNPCFMVISQSGETADTSEALREATARGTSTIAITNKRDSTMAKLATCSLPTMAGIERAIPATKSFTTQLVVLSLLSLYAARIRGRMTRAVVESHLHNLLEVPAEMARMLPEWESQIAALAPHLHNAESFLFLGRGVHYAIAREGALKLKESAYIQAEGYPTGELKHGPNALVNPQTPLIALATRDPHAPDSLLRYEKTANLLSDMKQQGAEVVAIVSEGDNRIAQLVQHTIHVPQAVEYISPLYEVVPLQLLAYFMAIGRGVDVDSPRNLVKAVVRE is encoded by the coding sequence ATGATTCCTGCCAGCAGAACCTTTCCTCACGCCATGCTGCGTGAGATATTCGAGCAGCCCACCGCCATCGCCGACACCCTTGCCGCATACACCGAAGGCTCGAGCCTCCGTGAGGATACCTTCCTCGATGCTCGCCAGGCGCTGGCTGGCCGAGAAAGCCTGCTCATCTCCGCCAGCGGCTCCAGCCGCCACGCCGGCCTGATGGCCGAGATCCTCTTCGAAGACCTGGCCGGAATCCCCGTCGACGTCGAATACGCCAGTGAGTACATCTACCGCTCCACCCAGACGCTCAAGAACCCATGCTTCATGGTGATCTCGCAGTCCGGCGAGACGGCGGACACCTCCGAGGCTTTGCGTGAAGCGACCGCGCGAGGCACCTCCACCATTGCCATCACCAACAAGCGCGATTCCACGATGGCAAAGCTAGCAACCTGCTCGCTGCCTACCATGGCTGGCATCGAGCGCGCCATTCCAGCCACGAAGAGCTTTACCACCCAGCTTGTCGTGCTCTCGCTGCTGTCGCTTTACGCAGCTCGGATTCGCGGCCGCATGACCCGCGCTGTGGTTGAATCGCATCTCCACAACCTGCTTGAAGTACCCGCCGAGATGGCTCGGATGCTGCCCGAGTGGGAGTCGCAAATCGCCGCTCTCGCGCCGCATCTTCACAACGCCGAGTCATTCCTCTTCCTCGGACGTGGCGTCCACTACGCCATCGCCCGCGAAGGCGCTCTCAAGCTGAAAGAGTCGGCCTACATCCAGGCCGAAGGCTATCCGACGGGTGAGTTGAAGCACGGCCCCAACGCACTGGTTAATCCTCAGACCCCGCTGATCGCCTTGGCGACGCGCGACCCACACGCTCCCGATTCGCTGCTTCGCTATGAGAAGACGGCAAACCTGTTGAGCGATATGAAGCAGCAAGGCGCAGAGGTCGTCGCGATTGTCAGTGAAGGCGACAACCGTATCGCGCAGCTGGTTCAGCACACCATCCATGTACCTCAGGCAGTCGAATACATCTCACCACTCTACGAAGTTGTGCCCTTGCAGCTTTTGGCTTATTTCATGGCTATCGGCCGCGGCGTCGACGTGGACAGCCCCCGTAATCTGGTCAAGGCAGTCGTCCGCGAATAG
- the trxB gene encoding thioredoxin-disulfide reductase gives MHENTTRDTVILGSGCSGLTAAIYTARANLKPLVLEGHEPGGQLSITTLVENFPGWPEGVQGPELIENMKRQAVRFGAELRMAHLSSVDLSKHPFELKIGSDVIKTHTLIIASGASARWLNLPSEQALIGHGVSSCATCDGFFFSGKEIAVIGGGDSAMEEALFLTRFATKVTLINRSERFRASKIMLERAMAHPQIKFLSNTTVEEVLGVEEKDVKGLRLKNRASGEESILPVSAMFLGIGHEPNAKAFTGLLDLDPDGYILTKSNVFTTLNEEIVPGVFACGDIQDRRYRQAITAAGSGCMAALEVEKYLEEHGR, from the coding sequence ATGCACGAAAATACGACACGCGACACTGTCATCCTGGGTTCCGGCTGCTCCGGACTCACTGCTGCCATCTATACCGCCCGCGCGAACCTGAAGCCGCTTGTGCTGGAAGGCCACGAACCTGGCGGGCAGCTCTCCATTACGACCCTGGTTGAGAACTTTCCTGGTTGGCCCGAAGGCGTCCAAGGACCTGAGCTGATCGAGAACATGAAGAGGCAGGCCGTCCGCTTTGGCGCGGAGTTGCGCATGGCTCATCTTAGTTCTGTAGATCTATCGAAGCATCCGTTTGAGTTGAAGATTGGCAGCGACGTCATCAAGACGCATACGCTGATTATTGCGTCGGGAGCGAGCGCGCGCTGGCTCAACCTGCCATCGGAGCAAGCGTTGATTGGCCATGGTGTAAGCTCGTGCGCCACGTGCGATGGGTTCTTCTTCTCTGGCAAGGAGATAGCAGTCATTGGCGGCGGAGACAGCGCGATGGAAGAGGCACTATTTCTGACGCGCTTTGCGACCAAAGTTACGCTTATTAACCGTAGCGAGCGCTTCCGCGCATCGAAGATCATGCTTGAGCGCGCAATGGCCCATCCGCAGATCAAGTTCCTTTCCAACACGACGGTCGAAGAGGTGTTGGGCGTTGAGGAAAAGGACGTAAAGGGTTTGCGGCTCAAGAACCGAGCCAGTGGTGAAGAATCGATCCTGCCTGTCTCAGCGATGTTCCTTGGCATCGGGCACGAACCCAACGCGAAGGCGTTTACTGGCCTGCTGGATCTCGATCCCGATGGATATATTCTGACGAAAAGCAACGTTTTCACTACGTTGAACGAGGAGATCGTCCCGGGTGTCTTCGCGTGTGGCGACATTCAGGATCGCCGGTACCGCCAGGCTATCACCGCAGCAGGCTCAGGATGCATGGCGGCACTTGAGGTCGAAAAATATCTGGAAGAGCACGGGCGATAA
- a CDS encoding YggS family pyridoxal phosphate-dependent enzyme: protein MSIAENLARLNDQIATVCRRCNRPQAEVALMAVSKVHPVEAILEAYAAGHRLFGENRVQEFQQKSEHLSQLTDARFHLIGPLQSNKTNKAAELFDAIDAIDSLKIAQRLNAAATALRKKLPVLVEIKLSHEETKHGLAPVELPALLNAIAEMPALEAVGLMTVPPWSEDAETARPYFRELRRLRDAAQKAHPALAQLSMGMSNDFAVAIEEGSTCVRIGTAIFGKRVYFKEESSA, encoded by the coding sequence ATGTCTATTGCTGAGAATCTCGCGCGTCTGAACGATCAGATCGCTACCGTTTGCCGACGCTGCAACCGGCCACAGGCGGAGGTTGCATTGATGGCCGTGAGCAAGGTGCACCCGGTCGAGGCCATTCTGGAAGCTTACGCTGCTGGCCACCGGCTCTTTGGCGAAAACCGTGTGCAAGAGTTTCAACAGAAATCTGAGCACCTGAGCCAGCTTACTGACGCGCGGTTTCACTTGATTGGCCCACTGCAATCGAACAAAACGAATAAAGCGGCTGAGCTGTTTGATGCGATTGATGCGATCGATTCGCTGAAGATCGCTCAGCGTCTGAACGCCGCGGCGACTGCGCTCAGAAAGAAGTTGCCGGTGCTCGTCGAGATTAAGCTGAGCCATGAAGAGACGAAGCATGGACTCGCTCCGGTTGAGTTACCTGCGTTGCTTAACGCTATCGCGGAGATGCCCGCTCTTGAGGCTGTCGGATTGATGACGGTTCCGCCCTGGTCTGAGGATGCGGAGACTGCGCGGCCCTATTTCCGTGAGCTGCGCCGCTTGCGTGATGCTGCTCAAAAAGCGCACCCTGCGCTTGCGCAGTTGTCGATGGGGATGAGCAACGATTTCGCCGTCGCTATCGAAGAAGGCAGCACCTGCGTGCGCATTGGTACGGCTATCTTCGGCAAGCGCGTGTACTTCAAAGAAGAGTCAAGCGCATGA
- a CDS encoding NAD(P)/FAD-dependent oxidoreductase encodes MGQAETPGRVGVRKRVVILGGGFGGINAAMRLGNLPVDVTLVDRRNHHTFQPLLYQVALAVLSPGEIAQPIRSILRNYQNIEVLMDEAIGFDLTEQRVKFKTGAELEYDYLIVATGSTHSYFGRDDWAKLAPGLKTVEDATEIRRRVLLAFELAERQMQELGSHPPLNFVIIGGGPTGVELAGAISDIAKLYMTKDFRHIDPKMAQVLILEGSPHVLAAYPEDLQASALEQLTKLGIKVRTNAHVSDVQPGYVMVGDERIDAVVTLWAAGVQASPLGKLLGFPTDRRGCVLVDQHLNPPGHPEIFICGDLAHVEQDGKQVPGVAQPAMQMGAYAAKRIARLVAADFGSDGSGINAPFRYFDKGDMATIGRKAAVANIKWPFKGRWSGFPAWFVWLVVHVFFLIGFRNRLAVFSQWAWTYVTFNDGVRLITGSQDLPGWSDQPGAKPLDLGSPNA; translated from the coding sequence ATGGGACAAGCGGAGACGCCAGGCAGAGTAGGTGTGCGCAAACGAGTAGTAATTTTAGGAGGAGGCTTCGGCGGCATCAACGCAGCGATGCGTCTCGGCAATCTTCCCGTCGATGTCACGCTGGTCGATCGCAGAAACCACCATACATTCCAGCCGCTTCTCTACCAGGTTGCCCTCGCCGTTCTTTCTCCCGGAGAGATAGCGCAGCCCATCCGCTCCATTCTCCGCAATTACCAGAACATCGAAGTTCTCATGGACGAAGCCATCGGCTTCGACCTCACAGAGCAGCGTGTGAAGTTCAAAACCGGGGCGGAGCTTGAGTACGACTATCTCATCGTCGCCACCGGATCCACGCACTCCTACTTTGGCCGCGACGACTGGGCCAAGCTTGCTCCGGGTCTCAAAACCGTCGAAGATGCCACCGAGATTCGTCGTCGCGTCCTCCTCGCATTCGAGCTTGCCGAACGCCAGATGCAGGAGTTGGGAAGCCACCCACCGCTGAATTTCGTCATTATCGGAGGCGGGCCGACAGGCGTTGAGCTTGCGGGCGCGATCAGTGATATCGCAAAGCTTTACATGACGAAAGATTTTCGTCACATCGATCCAAAGATGGCGCAGGTCCTCATTCTCGAAGGCTCCCCGCACGTCCTCGCTGCATACCCGGAGGACTTGCAGGCGAGCGCTCTCGAACAGCTCACAAAGCTGGGCATCAAGGTCCGTACCAACGCGCACGTCAGCGATGTGCAGCCCGGCTATGTCATGGTCGGCGACGAGCGCATTGACGCTGTCGTCACCCTGTGGGCCGCCGGCGTGCAAGCCTCACCACTCGGCAAGCTGCTTGGCTTCCCGACCGATCGCAGAGGCTGTGTGCTCGTCGATCAACACCTCAATCCTCCAGGCCATCCCGAGATCTTCATCTGCGGCGACCTGGCGCACGTCGAGCAGGACGGCAAACAGGTTCCCGGCGTGGCGCAGCCCGCAATGCAGATGGGCGCTTATGCGGCGAAGCGCATAGCCCGCTTGGTCGCAGCTGATTTCGGCAGCGACGGCAGCGGCATCAACGCGCCGTTCCGTTATTTCGATAAAGGTGACATGGCGACGATCGGCCGCAAAGCCGCGGTTGCCAACATCAAGTGGCCGTTCAAAGGACGCTGGAGCGGCTTTCCCGCATGGTTCGTCTGGCTCGTCGTCCATGTCTTTTTTCTTATCGGCTTCCGCAACCGGCTTGCGGTTTTCAGCCAGTGGGCGTGGACGTACGTCACCTTCAACGACGGTGTGCGCCTCATCACAGGCTCACAAGACCTGCCCGGCTGGTCCGATCAACCGGGCGCAAAGCCGCTCGACCTCGGTTCCCCAAACGCATAG
- a CDS encoding MBL fold metallo-hydrolase, whose product MRQLARLARESHARPMTGTPQPAVLVGPDELGVTFIGHSSFMVQIGGRRVLIDPVFANHLILLRRQRRAGLRIDELPPIDIVLLTHAHMDHLNITSLRRIIRSTRRQTGQTPEVVVPEGVEDLVAGLGFRKVRRLAWWHMAEVQGLEITMTPCKHWGARMFRDTYRGYGGYVIRFGKQSVYHSGDTAYFTGFREIGERLTPRVALMPIGAYFPDSYRVVHTSPEDALRGFVEMDAERMVPMHFGTFQLGREPMDEPVKRLLEEAKRLGISQKIKVLEEGETMRVFPH is encoded by the coding sequence ATGAGGCAGCTAGCGCGGCTGGCGCGGGAGAGTCACGCACGGCCAATGACAGGCACACCGCAACCTGCTGTACTCGTTGGGCCCGACGAACTGGGCGTGACATTTATTGGGCACTCGTCGTTTATGGTGCAAATCGGCGGGCGTCGTGTGTTGATTGATCCTGTCTTTGCTAACCATTTGATTTTGTTGCGCAGGCAGCGGCGCGCAGGGCTGCGCATTGATGAGCTGCCGCCGATTGACATTGTGCTGTTGACCCACGCACACATGGACCATCTGAACATCACGTCACTCCGGCGCATTATTCGATCCACGCGCCGACAGACGGGCCAGACTCCTGAGGTCGTTGTGCCTGAAGGCGTTGAGGACCTGGTCGCGGGGCTGGGGTTTCGTAAGGTACGACGGCTGGCGTGGTGGCACATGGCCGAGGTGCAAGGGCTCGAAATCACGATGACTCCGTGCAAGCACTGGGGTGCACGCATGTTTCGCGACACGTATCGGGGATACGGCGGGTACGTGATCCGGTTCGGGAAGCAGAGCGTGTACCACTCAGGCGACACGGCTTACTTTACTGGCTTCCGCGAGATTGGAGAGCGCCTGACGCCACGTGTTGCTCTGATGCCAATCGGAGCCTATTTTCCTGACAGCTATCGTGTCGTACACACCAGCCCCGAGGATGCGCTGCGCGGCTTTGTCGAGATGGATGCAGAGCGCATGGTGCCGATGCACTTCGGGACCTTTCAATTAGGGCGCGAGCCGATGGACGAGCCGGTTAAGCGGCTGCTTGAAGAAGCAAAGCGGCTAGGGATCTCGCAAAAGATCAAGGTGCTGGAAGAAGGCGAGACCATGCGGGTGTTTCCGCACTGA
- a CDS encoding glycoside hydrolase family 28 protein, which produces MGRFSIRLVAAAAVAAMSLPALAAGKVCNVQTYGAKADGTTKDTHAIQAAIDDCAKAGGGTVELSGGTFVSAPIVLKSNITLDIDKGATLFGSSDHADYPAKTEFRAPGTQSLVSATDAENITITGGGTIDGNGASWWEMARSERGAGIVGKVVFRPRLVVFDHCKHIRLENITVQNSPSWQIVPYYTDDVVIRNVRVLAPQHSPNTDAIDPFSSSNIVIDHVYADVGDDNIAIKSGLINSPGPDAPSKNITITDCDFMHGHGLSIGSEIAGGAQNIHAERIHFKDTDQGIRIKANRDRGNDVSNISFKDITMDNVRTSILISEYYPKVLPQGDVAPAPVGRLTPHFHNITIENVKSINSPWAGVIVGLPESPVKDIVLKNVDIQAKRGMTIAYATVTGTNVKITAEDGKGITLGPEGTATFK; this is translated from the coding sequence ATGGGCAGATTTTCTATCCGGTTAGTCGCGGCGGCAGCCGTTGCGGCAATGTCGCTGCCGGCGTTGGCGGCGGGCAAGGTCTGCAACGTGCAGACCTATGGGGCAAAGGCTGACGGTACAACCAAAGACACGCACGCTATTCAGGCAGCTATCGACGACTGCGCCAAAGCAGGCGGCGGTACGGTGGAACTCTCGGGTGGAACATTTGTCTCCGCGCCCATTGTTCTCAAGAGCAACATCACACTCGACATCGACAAGGGCGCGACGCTCTTCGGCTCGTCAGATCATGCCGACTATCCCGCGAAGACAGAGTTCCGGGCACCGGGTACGCAATCGCTGGTCAGCGCCACCGATGCCGAGAACATCACAATCACCGGCGGCGGCACCATCGACGGCAACGGTGCAAGCTGGTGGGAGATGGCGCGCTCCGAGCGCGGAGCAGGCATCGTAGGCAAGGTCGTCTTCCGTCCCCGCCTGGTCGTCTTCGACCACTGCAAGCACATCCGGCTGGAGAACATCACCGTCCAGAACTCACCAAGCTGGCAGATTGTTCCCTATTACACCGACGACGTCGTGATCCGCAACGTGCGCGTGCTCGCGCCGCAGCACTCGCCGAACACTGACGCCATCGACCCGTTCAGCTCCTCGAACATCGTCATCGACCACGTCTACGCCGATGTAGGTGACGACAACATCGCCATCAAGAGTGGCCTCATCAACTCGCCAGGTCCGGACGCACCGAGTAAAAACATCACCATCACCGATTGCGACTTCATGCACGGTCATGGCCTCTCCATTGGCTCCGAAATCGCAGGCGGAGCACAGAACATCCATGCCGAGCGCATCCACTTTAAGGACACCGACCAGGGCATCCGCATCAAGGCCAATCGCGACCGCGGCAACGATGTCAGCAACATCTCGTTCAAGGACATCACGATGGACAATGTCCGCACGTCGATCCTTATCAGCGAGTACTACCCGAAGGTGCTGCCTCAGGGTGATGTTGCGCCCGCGCCCGTCGGCAGGCTCACGCCACACTTTCACAACATCACCATCGAAAACGTGAAGTCGATCAATAGCCCATGGGCCGGTGTGATCGTTGGCCTGCCCGAATCGCCGGTCAAAGACATTGTCCTCAAGAACGTCGATATTCAGGCAAAACGGGGCATGACGATTGCGTATGCGACCGTGACTGGTACGAACGTAAAGATCACAGCGGAAGATGGGAAGGGAATCACGCTGGGACCGGAGGGTACAGCGACGTTCAAATAA
- a CDS encoding DUF167 domain-containing protein has product MNYEPSSFVQNVEDGCTLAVRVHPGARKNDVAGLHAGAVKISIAAPPTDGRANEALIAYLAALLKVPRTRISLVSGASGRSKVLRITGKSAAEVQAALLPIESC; this is encoded by the coding sequence ATGAACTACGAACCTTCCAGCTTCGTGCAGAACGTAGAAGATGGATGCACGCTTGCTGTTCGTGTGCATCCTGGCGCGCGCAAGAATGATGTCGCTGGTCTTCATGCTGGAGCGGTGAAGATTTCGATTGCAGCTCCGCCTACCGATGGTCGCGCGAACGAAGCGCTGATTGCTTATCTCGCCGCGTTGCTCAAGGTGCCGCGTACGCGCATCTCGCTGGTGAGCGGCGCTTCCGGACGCAGCAAGGTGCTTCGTATTACAGGCAAGAGCGCGGCTGAGGTTCAGGCCGCGCTCTTGCCTATCGAATCGTGCTGA